From a region of the Sesamum indicum cultivar Zhongzhi No. 13 linkage group LG3, S_indicum_v1.0, whole genome shotgun sequence genome:
- the LOC105159493 gene encoding oxysterol-binding protein-related protein 1C-like (The sequence of the model RefSeq protein was modified relative to this genomic sequence to represent the inferred CDS: added 32 bases not found in genome assembly): MRPFCFVSSMTMNSNSHMPPADPLNKTQSSAMSRPPSTRYSLPDHIFVGAPVNNNIHHQNNHSRELKIDIVGNGISGILYKWVNYGKGWRPRWFVLQDGVLSYYKIHGSDKIVVNQETEKGSRVIGEESMRLIARQHNNHHHHNHHRNGNGGSSSKSRKPVGEVHLKVSSIRESKSDDRRFSIFTGTKRLHLRADSREDRVAWMEALQTVKDMFPRMSNSELMAPLDNVAVSTERLRQRLLEEGVSEVAIQDSEQIMRNEFASLQNQLMLLKQKYWLLMDTLRQLETEKVDLENTVVDESQRQLKDVGSSSRSRQDKYSESASESEDENERVDAVEEDTDEEDNTFFDTRDFLSSSSFKSNGSDFRTSSFSSDDDELYAFDVEDSVDPAIRSAGTSFPYVKRRKKLPDPVEKEKAVSLWSMIKDNIGKDLTKVCLPVYFNEPLSSLQKCFEDLEYSYLIDRAYEWGKQGNSLMRLLNVAAFAVSGYASTEGRNCKPFNPLLGETYEADYPDKGLRFVSEKVSHHPMIVACHCEGTGWRFYADSNLKSKFWGRSIQLDPVGILTLEFDDGEVFQWSKVTTSIYNLILGKLYCDHYGTMRIQGNRNYSCKLKFKEQSIIDRNPHQVQGIVQDKSGKTVATLFGKWDESMHYVNGDCSSKGKGHESLSEAHLLWKRSKPPKFPTRYNFTRFAITLNELIPGLKEKLPPTDSRLRPDQRCLENGEYEMANAEKLRLEQRQRQARKMQESGWKPRWFAKDKGSDTYRYVGGYWEARKEGKWDACPDIFGQIPCDQISEE, from the exons ATGCGTCCCTTCTGTTTCGTTTCATCGATGACTATGAACAGCAACTCCCACATGCCGCCGGCCGATCCACTAAACAAAACTCAGAGTTCAGCGATGTCTAGGCCCCCTTCAACGCGTTATTCCCTGCCGGATCATATCTTCGTTGGAGCTCCGGTTAACAATAACATTCACCATCAAAACAATCACAGCCGTGAGTTGAAGATTGATATAGTTGGGAATGGTATTTCTGgaattttgtataaatgggtGAATTATGGAAAAGGGTGGAGGCCTAGATGGTTTGTTTTGCAAGATGGGGTGTTAAGTTATTATAAGATCCATGGGTCGGATAAAATTGTGGTTAATCAGGAGACTGAAAAAGGATCGAGGGTAATTGGGGAAGAGTCGATGAGGCTGATTGCGCGGCAGCATaacaatcatcatcatcacaatCATCATAGAAATGGTAACGGTGGTTCGTCCTCGAAAAGCCGGAAGCCCGTTGGCGAAGTTCATCTAAAG GTGTCATCTATCCGAGAGAGCAAATCAGATGACAGGAGATTCTCAATTTTTACTGGTACAAAGAGGCTCCATCTGAGGGCTGACAGCAGAGAGGATAGGGTGGCATGGATGGAAGCTTTGCAAACTGTGAAAGACATGTTCCCGAGGATGTCCAACAGTGAGTTAATGGCTCCTTTGGACAATGTGGCTGTCTCGACAGAAAGGTTGAGGCAGAGATTATTGGAAGAAGGTGTGAGTGAGGTGGCTATTCAGGATAGCGAGCAGATCATGAGAAATGAATTTGCATCACTGCAAAATCAATTGATGCTCTTGAAGCAGAAGTACTGGCTCCTCATGGACACACTGCGCCAGTTAGAG ACAGAAAAGGTGGATCTGGAGAATACAGTAGTTGACGAAAGCCAGAGACAGTTAAAGGATGTTGGATCATCATCTAGATCAAGGCAAGATAAGTATAGTG AGAGTGCGAGTGAATctgaagatgaaaatgaaagagtTGATGCAGTAGAGGAAGATACAGATGAAGAGGACAATACTTTCTTTGACACCAGGGACTTTCTATCATCTAGCTCTTTTAAAAGCAATGGATCGGACTTTAGAACATCTTCTTTTTCATCCGATGATGATGAACTTTATGCTTTTGATGTCGAGGACAGTGTAGATCCTGCCATTAGATCTGCAGGAACAAGCTTTCCTTACGTTAAACGTAGAAAGAAATTGCCAGACCCAGttgagaaagagaaagcaGTGAGTTTGTGGTCAATGATCAAAGACAACATTGGGAAGGATCTCACAAAAGTATGTCTTCCGGTGTACTTCAATGAGCCTCTCTCCTCTCTACAGAAATGTTTTGAAGATTTGGAGTATTCTTATCTTATTGATCGGGCTTATGAGTGGGGAAAGCAA GGTAACAGCCTTATGAGGCTTCTGAATGTAGCCGCATTTGCTGTATCTGGATATGCTTCTACGGAAGGAAGAAATTGCAAACCTTTTAATCCATTGTTAGGAGAGACTTATGAGGCAGATTATCCGGATAAAGGCCTTCGATTTGTCTCAGAGAAG GTGAGTCATCACCCCATGATTGTGGCATGCCACTGCGAGGGAACAGGCTGGAGGTTCTATGCTGATAGCAATTTGAAGAGCAAATTTTGGGGCCGGAGCATTCAGCTCGATCCAGTTGGAATTTTAACtcttgaatttgatgatgGAGAAGTCTTCCAGTGGAGCAAG GTAACAACATCTATATACAACCTTATTTTGGGGAAACTCTATTGTGATCATTATGGTACTATGCGGATACAAGGAAACCGCAATTACTCTTGTAAACTGAAATTCAAGGAGCAGTCTATTATAGATAGAAACCCTCATCAG GTACAGGGAATAGTTCAAGACAAGAGTGGAAAGACCGTAGCAACTTTATTCGGAAAGTGGGATGAGAGCATGCATTATGTCAATGGGGACTGCTCCTCAAAAGGAAAAGGTCATGAATCTCTATCAGAAGCTCACTTGCTCTGGAAACGA TTTTACACGCTTCGCTATCACACTGAATGAGCTTATTCCTGGGCTGAAG GAAAAGCTTCCACCAACAGATTCAAGGCTTAGACCTGATCAAAGGTGCTTGGAAAATGGGGAGTACGAGATGGCAAATGCTGAAAAATTACGACTGGAACAGCGGCAACGACAG GCTAGGAAGATGCAAGAGAGTGGTTGGAAACCACGATGGTTTGCAAAAGACAAAGGATCTGATACCTATCGCTACGTAGGTGGGTATTGGGAAGCTAGGAAAGAAGGCAAATGGGACGCATGTCCTGATATTTTTGGTCAAATACCTTGTGATCAAATTTCAGAGGAGTAG
- the LOC105159494 gene encoding phosphatidylinositol 4-phosphate 5-kinase 1 isoform X2 translates to MQGRLILTEFLSLSLSHTHFTHSFIHSRSLSLSLIFSAFSSLLFSFLFIHFISLSLSTNLPSALVFVRIPNCSAIASQWETSLPLLFPENRPEKCCRTWISQLFIPIFPVVVEFSRPTNFFSQYRETFLFYFQQGRKMPETLLCLKPAEKSNEQNFDIEKEKLLENATTTTTPRSVILVPRSKSQATCRRVTPTSISVSNGANIIEKHLPNGDLYIGTFSNNTPHGSGKYLWKDGCMYEGEWKKGKASGKGKFSWPSGATFEGEFKSGRMEGTGTFIGSDGDMYRGSWSGDRKHGYGVKHYSNGDYYEGQWKRNLQDGQGRYLWKNGNEYIGEWKNGVIHGRGVLVWNNGNRYDGDWENGVPRGHGVFTWPDGSCYMGSWSNDSCKSSNRTQILNGTFYPAHNAKNGNDNDEDLKGYFSQKLSAPLMVVGEESVDLVIGGDGGKKRSSVDGGTADRAFPRICIWESEGEAGDITCDIIDNMEASMLYRDGFVLDRDGIRQFRRNPCFLSGEVKKPGQTISKGHKNYDLMLNLQLGIRYSVGKHASALRDLKLSDFDPKEKFWTRFPPEGSKITPPHQSMDFRWKDYCPVVFKHLRELFQVDPADYMLAICGNDALRELSSPGKSGSFFYLTQDDRFMIKTVKKPEVKVLIKMLPSYYQHVCRYENSLVTKFYGVHCVKPVGGVKTRFIVMGNMFCSEYRIHRRFDLKGSSHGRTTDKPEGEIDETTTLKDLDLNYVFRLQAK, encoded by the exons ATGCAAGGCCGGCTCATACTTACTGAGTTCCTgtccctctctctttctcacaCCCACTTCACGCACTCCTTCATTCATTCacgttctctctctctctctctcatcttttctgctttttcctctttgcttttcagtttcttgtttattcatttcatctctctctctctctctacaaacCTTCCCTCTGCTCTTGTGTTTGTAAGGATTCCAAACTGCTCTGCCATCGCAAGCCAGTGGGAAACCAGTTTGCCGCTTCTCTTTCCTGAAAATAGGCCGGAGAAATGCTGTCGGACCTGGATTTCCCAGCTATTTATACCGATTTTTCCGGTCGTAGTTGAGTTCAGCAGACCCACCAATTTTTTCAGCCAATATAGAGAGacattcttgttttatttccaGCAAGGACGAAAAATGCCTGAGACGTTGTTATGCTTAAAGCCAGCCGAAAAATCGAATGAGCAGAATTTTGATATAGAAAAGGAGAAATTACTAGAGAATGCTACAACTACCACCACGCCGAGATCAGTTATACTTGTTCCACGAAGCAAATCTCAGGCCACCTGCCGTAGAGTGACACCCACCTCAATTTCTGTGAGCAACGGAGCTAATATAATCGAGAAACACCTTCCCAATGGGGATCTGTATATTGGAACGTTCTCCAACAATACGCCCCACGGATCCGGGAAGTACTTATGGAAAGATGGGTGCATGTACGAAGGGGAGTGGAAGAAGGGGAAAGCGAGTGGAAAGGGGAAGTTCTCTTGGCCATCTGGTGCGACGTTTGAGGGAGAATTCAAGTCGGGCCGGATGGAAGGTACCGGTACTTTTATCGGGTCCGATGGGGATATGTATAGAGGTTCGTGGTCTGGGGATCGGAAGCATGGTTACGGGGTTAAACATTATAGTAATGGTGATTACTATGAAGGGCAGTGGAAGAGGAATTTACAAGATGGCCAAGGGAGGTATCTATGGAAGAACGGAAACGAGTATATTGGGGAGTGGAAGAATGGGGTGATTCATGGGAGAGGGGTTTTGGTTTGGAATAACGGGAATAGATATGATGGGGATTGGGAGAATGGTGTTCCGAGAGGACATGGGGTTTTCACCTGGCCTGACGGAAGTTGTTATATGGGAAGCTGGTCTAATGATTCTTGTAAAAGTAGTAATAGAACCCAGATTCTGAATGGAACATTTTACCCGGCTCACAATGCCAAGAATGGTAACGATAATGATGAGGACTTGAAAGGGTACTTTAGTCAAAAATTATCTGCGCCGTTGATGGTGGTCGGCGAGGAGAGCGTGGATTTGGTGATTGGTGGTGATGGGGGGAAGAAGAGGTCCTCCGTTGACGGTGGGACAGCGGATAGGGCTTTTCCGAGAATTTGCATTTGGGAATCGGAGGGGGAAGCTGGAGATATCACTTGTGATATTATTGATAACATGGAAGCGAGTATGCTGTACAGAGACGGGTTCGTGTTGGATCGAGATGGGATAAGGCAGTTTAGGAGGAATCCCTGCTTTCTCAGTGGTGAAGTGAAGAAGCCGGGGCAGACAATATCAAAAGGGCATAAGAACTACGATCTGATGCTCAATCTCCAATTGGGTATAAG GTACTCTGTGGGGAAGCATGCATCAGCATTGCGTGATCTTAAGCTGAGTGATTTTGATCCTAAGGAAAAGTTCTGGACGCGGTTTCCTCCTGAGGGGTCAAAAATTACACCGCCACATCAATCCATGGACTTCCGGTGGAAGGATTACTGTCCTGTGGTGTTTAA ACATTTAAGGGAGCTATTTCAAGTAGATCCTGCGGATTATATGTTAGCCATTTGTGGGAATGATGCTTTGAGAGAGCTCTCATCTCCGGGGAAGAGTGGAAGCTTCTTTTACTTGACACAGGACGATAGGTTCATGATCAAGACAGTGAAGAAACCAGAAGTCAAG GTGCTTATTAAGATGCTTCCAAGTTATTACCAGCATGTCTGTCGCTACGAAAATTCTCTTGTAACAAAGTTCTATGGCGTCCATTGTGTCAAACCAGTGGGGGGCGTCAAG ACCCGGTTCATTGTGATGGGAAATATGTTCTGCTCAGAGTATCGTATTCACAGAAGGTTTGATTTGAAAGGATCATCACATGGCCGCACAACTGATAAACCTGAGGGAGAGATTGATGAAACCACAACTCTGAAGGACCTTGATCTGAACTATGTATTTCGGCTGCAAGCCAAGTG A
- the LOC105159494 gene encoding phosphatidylinositol 4-phosphate 5-kinase 1 isoform X1: MQGRLILTEFLSLSLSHTHFTHSFIHSRSLSLSLIFSAFSSLLFSFLFIHFISLSLSTNLPSALVFVRIPNCSAIASQWETSLPLLFPENRPEKCCRTWISQLFIPIFPVVVEFSRPTNFFSQYRETFLFYFQQGRKMPETLLCLKPAEKSNEQNFDIEKEKLLENATTTTTPRSVILVPRSKSQATCRRVTPTSISVSNGANIIEKHLPNGDLYIGTFSNNTPHGSGKYLWKDGCMYEGEWKKGKASGKGKFSWPSGATFEGEFKSGRMEGTGTFIGSDGDMYRGSWSGDRKHGYGVKHYSNGDYYEGQWKRNLQDGQGRYLWKNGNEYIGEWKNGVIHGRGVLVWNNGNRYDGDWENGVPRGHGVFTWPDGSCYMGSWSNDSCKSSNRTQILNGTFYPAHNAKNGNDNDEDLKGYFSQKLSAPLMVVGEESVDLVIGGDGGKKRSSVDGGTADRAFPRICIWESEGEAGDITCDIIDNMEASMLYRDGFVLDRDGIRQFRRNPCFLSGEVKKPGQTISKGHKNYDLMLNLQLGIRYSVGKHASALRDLKLSDFDPKEKFWTRFPPEGSKITPPHQSMDFRWKDYCPVVFKHLRELFQVDPADYMLAICGNDALRELSSPGKSGSFFYLTQDDRFMIKTVKKPEVKVLIKMLPSYYQHVCRYENSLVTKFYGVHCVKPVGGVKTRFIVMGNMFCSEYRIHRRFDLKGSSHGRTTDKPEGEIDETTTLKDLDLNYVFRLQAKWYQELMKQIVRDCEFLEAEKIMDYSLLVGIHFRDDKTGDKMGLSPFLLRTGKNDSYQSEKFMRGCRFLEAELQDMDRILAGRRPLIRLGANMPARAERVARRSDFDQYTPGGFSHLTPSRSGEIYEVVLYFGIIDILQDYDISKKLEHAYKSLQVDPTSISAVDPKLYSKRFRDFAGRIFIEDR; encoded by the exons ATGCAAGGCCGGCTCATACTTACTGAGTTCCTgtccctctctctttctcacaCCCACTTCACGCACTCCTTCATTCATTCacgttctctctctctctctctcatcttttctgctttttcctctttgcttttcagtttcttgtttattcatttcatctctctctctctctctacaaacCTTCCCTCTGCTCTTGTGTTTGTAAGGATTCCAAACTGCTCTGCCATCGCAAGCCAGTGGGAAACCAGTTTGCCGCTTCTCTTTCCTGAAAATAGGCCGGAGAAATGCTGTCGGACCTGGATTTCCCAGCTATTTATACCGATTTTTCCGGTCGTAGTTGAGTTCAGCAGACCCACCAATTTTTTCAGCCAATATAGAGAGacattcttgttttatttccaGCAAGGACGAAAAATGCCTGAGACGTTGTTATGCTTAAAGCCAGCCGAAAAATCGAATGAGCAGAATTTTGATATAGAAAAGGAGAAATTACTAGAGAATGCTACAACTACCACCACGCCGAGATCAGTTATACTTGTTCCACGAAGCAAATCTCAGGCCACCTGCCGTAGAGTGACACCCACCTCAATTTCTGTGAGCAACGGAGCTAATATAATCGAGAAACACCTTCCCAATGGGGATCTGTATATTGGAACGTTCTCCAACAATACGCCCCACGGATCCGGGAAGTACTTATGGAAAGATGGGTGCATGTACGAAGGGGAGTGGAAGAAGGGGAAAGCGAGTGGAAAGGGGAAGTTCTCTTGGCCATCTGGTGCGACGTTTGAGGGAGAATTCAAGTCGGGCCGGATGGAAGGTACCGGTACTTTTATCGGGTCCGATGGGGATATGTATAGAGGTTCGTGGTCTGGGGATCGGAAGCATGGTTACGGGGTTAAACATTATAGTAATGGTGATTACTATGAAGGGCAGTGGAAGAGGAATTTACAAGATGGCCAAGGGAGGTATCTATGGAAGAACGGAAACGAGTATATTGGGGAGTGGAAGAATGGGGTGATTCATGGGAGAGGGGTTTTGGTTTGGAATAACGGGAATAGATATGATGGGGATTGGGAGAATGGTGTTCCGAGAGGACATGGGGTTTTCACCTGGCCTGACGGAAGTTGTTATATGGGAAGCTGGTCTAATGATTCTTGTAAAAGTAGTAATAGAACCCAGATTCTGAATGGAACATTTTACCCGGCTCACAATGCCAAGAATGGTAACGATAATGATGAGGACTTGAAAGGGTACTTTAGTCAAAAATTATCTGCGCCGTTGATGGTGGTCGGCGAGGAGAGCGTGGATTTGGTGATTGGTGGTGATGGGGGGAAGAAGAGGTCCTCCGTTGACGGTGGGACAGCGGATAGGGCTTTTCCGAGAATTTGCATTTGGGAATCGGAGGGGGAAGCTGGAGATATCACTTGTGATATTATTGATAACATGGAAGCGAGTATGCTGTACAGAGACGGGTTCGTGTTGGATCGAGATGGGATAAGGCAGTTTAGGAGGAATCCCTGCTTTCTCAGTGGTGAAGTGAAGAAGCCGGGGCAGACAATATCAAAAGGGCATAAGAACTACGATCTGATGCTCAATCTCCAATTGGGTATAAG GTACTCTGTGGGGAAGCATGCATCAGCATTGCGTGATCTTAAGCTGAGTGATTTTGATCCTAAGGAAAAGTTCTGGACGCGGTTTCCTCCTGAGGGGTCAAAAATTACACCGCCACATCAATCCATGGACTTCCGGTGGAAGGATTACTGTCCTGTGGTGTTTAA ACATTTAAGGGAGCTATTTCAAGTAGATCCTGCGGATTATATGTTAGCCATTTGTGGGAATGATGCTTTGAGAGAGCTCTCATCTCCGGGGAAGAGTGGAAGCTTCTTTTACTTGACACAGGACGATAGGTTCATGATCAAGACAGTGAAGAAACCAGAAGTCAAG GTGCTTATTAAGATGCTTCCAAGTTATTACCAGCATGTCTGTCGCTACGAAAATTCTCTTGTAACAAAGTTCTATGGCGTCCATTGTGTCAAACCAGTGGGGGGCGTCAAG ACCCGGTTCATTGTGATGGGAAATATGTTCTGCTCAGAGTATCGTATTCACAGAAGGTTTGATTTGAAAGGATCATCACATGGCCGCACAACTGATAAACCTGAGGGAGAGATTGATGAAACCACAACTCTGAAGGACCTTGATCTGAACTATGTATTTCGGCTGCAAGCCAAGTGGTATCAAGAACTTATGAA ACAAATTGTTCGTGATTGTGAATTCTTGGAGGCAGAGAAAATTATGGATTACAGTCTCTTAGTAGGTATTCATTTTCGCGATGATAAGACTGGAGACAAGATGGGGTTGTCGCCTTTTCTTTTGCGCACAG GAAAGAATGATTCATATCAAAGCGAGAAGTTCATGCGTGGTTGTCGTTTCCTTGAAGCAGAACTGCAAGACATGGACCGGATTTTAGCCGGCAG GAGACCACTGATCAGGCTGGGGGCCAACATGCCAGCACGAGCAGAGCGTGTAGCTCGAAGGAGTGATTTTGATCAGTACACTCCTGGGGGATTTAGCCATTTGACACCCTCCCGCAGTGGTGAAATCTATGAAGTCGTCCTATACTTTGGGATCATCGACATTTTGCAAGACTACGATATCAGCAAGAAGCTTGAACATGCATACAAGTCCTTACAGGTCGATCCCACCTCAATTTCAGCCGTTGACCCAAAACTATATTCCAAAAGATTTCGCGATTTCGCAGGGAGAATATTTATAGAGGACAGATGA